In one window of Mus pahari chromosome 3, PAHARI_EIJ_v1.1, whole genome shotgun sequence DNA:
- the Rtn4rl2 gene encoding reticulon-4 receptor-like 2, with protein sequence MLPGLRRLLQGPASACLLLTLLALPPVTPSCPMLCTCYSSPPTVSCQANNFSSVPLSLPPSTQRLFLQNNLIRSLRPGTFGPNLLTLWLFSNNLSTIHPGTFRHLQALEELDLGDNRHLRSLEPDTFQGLERLQSLHLYRCQLSSLPGNIFRGLVSLQYLYLQENSLLHLQDDLFADLANLSHLFLHGNRLRLLTEHVFRGLGSLDRLLLHGNRLQGVHRAAFHGLSRLTILYLFNNSLASLPGEALADLPALEFLRLNANPWACDCRARPLWAWFQRARVSSSDVTCATPPERQGRDLRALRDSDFQACPPPTPTRPGSRARGNSSSNHLYGVAEAGAPPADPSTLYRDLPAEDSRGRQGGDAPTEDDYWGGYGGEDQRGEQTCPGAACQAPADSRGPALSAGLRTLLLCLLFLAPHHL encoded by the exons ATGCTGCCCGGGCTCCGGCGCCTGCTGCAAG gtcctgcctcagcctgcctaCTGCTGACACTCCTGGCCCTCCCTCCCGTGACCCCCAGCTGTCCTATGCTCTGCACCTGctactcctccccacccaccGTGAGCTGCCAGGCCAACAACTTCTCCTCGGTGCCGCTGTCCTTGCCACCCAGTACACAGCGACTCTTTTTGCAGAACAACCTCATCCGCTCGCTGCGGCCAGGCACCTTTGGGCCCAACCTGCTCACCCTGTGGCTCTTCTCCAACAACCTCTCCACCATCCACCCCGGCACCTTCCGCCATCTGCAGGCCCTAGAAGAACTGGACCTCGGTGACAATCGGCACCTGCGCTCCCTGGAGCCTGATACCTTCCAGGGCCTGGAGAGGCTGCAGTCACTACATCTGTACCGTTGCCAGCTCAGCAGCCTCCCTGGCAACATTTTCCGAGGCCTGGTCAGCCTCCAGTACCTCTACCTCCAGGAGAACAGCCTGCTCCATCTACAG GATGACTTGTTCGCGGACCTGGCCAACCTGAGTCACCTCTTCCTCCACGGGAACCGCCTGCGGCTGCTCACGGAGCACGTGTTCCGCGGCTTGGGCAGCCTGGACCGGCTGCTGCTGCACGGGAACCGGCTGCAGGGCGTGCACCGCGCGGCTTTCCACGGCCTCAGCCGCCTCACCATCCTCTATCTGTTCAACAACAGCCTGGCCTCGCTGCCGGGAGAGGCGCTGGCCGACCTGCCGGCGCTCGAGTTCCTGCGCCTCAACGCCAACCCCTGGGCGTGCGACTGCCGCGCTCGGCCGCTCTGGGCTTGGTTCCAGCGCGCGCGGGTGTCCAGCTCCGACGTGACCTGCGCCACCCCGCCCGAGCGCCAGGGCCGGGACCTGCGCGCGCTGCGCGACTCCGATTTCCAAGCGTGCCCGCCGCCCACGCCCACGCGGCCGGGCAGCCGCGCCCGCGGCAACAGCTCTTCCAACCACCTGTACGGCGTGGCCGAGGCGGGCGCTCCCCCCGCAGACCCGTCCACGCTCTACCGAGACCTGCCTGCCGAGGACTCGCGGGGGCGCCAGGGCGGGGACGCGCCCACCGAGGACGACTACTGGGGGGGCTACGGCGGCGAGGACCAGCGGGGTGAGCAGACGTGTCCCGGGGCCGCGTGCCAGGCGCCCGCAGACTCGCGTGGCCCTGCGCTCTCGGCCGGGCTGCGCACccttctgctctgcctcttgTTCCTGGCGCCCCATCACCTCTGA